The genomic stretch TCCGCCCGACCCGGCCGGCTATGGCCGCGGGCTGTACGCCGCGCTGCGTCGCCTGGATGCGGGCCCGGCCGCGCGCATCGTGGTGGTGCTGCCGCCGGTGGGTGAGGACTGGGCGGCGGTGCACGATCGGCTGGGCCGCGCGGCAGCCGGCAGCGGCGGGGATCGTGCGCCCTAGGCCGTCCCATGCGCACCCGTTCACGTGCATGCCGACGCGCTGTTCCTATACTTCGCGCCGTTTCGAACCGCGAACCGACCCGAAGGAGAGCCGACAATGAACAAGCTGCGTCCGTGGATCTGGCTGCTGGCCGCGAGCCTGCTGCTGTCGCTGAGCGCCTGCAACACCGTGCAGGGCGTGGGCAAGGACCTCAAGAAGGCCGGCCAGAAGATCGAGGACACCGCGAAGAAGTGAGCCTCAGGGCGGCGGCGCCGGATCGGCGCGCCGCCCGCCCAGGCTCCAGCGCACCGCGATGACGCAAATCACCAGCGACACCACGAGCCAGATCCCGCCCCACAGCCAGGTGGTGCCGCCGATCTCCTCGGCCAACATGCGCGCGTCCGAGCGCAGGTGC from Rhodanobacteraceae bacterium encodes the following:
- a CDS encoding entericidin A/B family lipoprotein; this encodes MNKLRPWIWLLAASLLLSLSACNTVQGVGKDLKKAGQKIEDTAKK